The Leptidea sinapis chromosome 3, ilLepSina1.1, whole genome shotgun sequence genome segment AGTAAGCTGGTCTACTTGCGAAATCTCTCGGGAAGCACAAATTATGGTAGTTTCGACAGAAGCGCCTTGTGTCTTATACAATAGCCTACACTACATCCAGACTAACTGCTAAGCTTTCTACTTTGTTTTCCCCCCTATGTCAATTTACCAGAAAATCAATGGCTATAGCCGGATTGTCGTTATAGCTGATCAACTGATATCTCTCAAGTCGCTAGTTGGTATAGGTTCGGATTGACGAGGTTTGACTTCCATCAGTTCGGGACTATGCCTTTTGAGTTTGATCGCCGGAATAAATGCGTTAGCAATGAAGTGACTTTATACGTTCTGTGCACGATGGCAGAAATGGCGCCTGGTCCACTTGACTTGTAAACCTCCAATAAAAACACGCCTTATATTTTTCTATCTGCTTTAAATATAATGCTCTGACATCGTGACATTGTTGTAAAAGCGAGTTTGAGGTAAAGGGAGTACCCAGAAAATTTCTCATCTATATGGGTCAGAAAGTCGGCCCATGCTCACCTTCAGCCAAGTTGCATCAGGCGTTATAAGATATCCAAGCGACTCACTTGGCGGCAAGTCATCACGTTGTTGGTATTGCGTCGTGAGACCtctttttaatttgaactttgCGTATCATAGAGAATAATAAACTAAGCCTGAATCGTCGAAATCCGCACTACTTATATGTAAATGGTACGTCAGAATTCCTTTGTAGTTAGAACCATTCTTGCTACCGGGCAGCACAGCGGCCGCGACCCGGTACCATAACACAGTTGGCTATTTAATACTCGTATACAATTCGTCATAGCTTGTATTGTACAAAAGTTCCCCAGAGTCGATCACGTTCAGACAGCAATCAAAGTTCTTGTAACATTGGCCACGTTGCGTCACTCCTCCTAGAGAGTTGCGGCCGATGTCGACGCGACGGGACAACGACCGAACTCTATTCAGAATTTGCGAAAACCCTCAAGGTTACGCTCTTGAAGCCGcgacaaatttttataataatcgaTCCATTTTTTATGCCGCAGTTGCGAATGATTGCGTGCTGATGGTTGGCTAACTGTGCGTGTTGAATGTTCACAGTCCTTAATACTTGAACACTTGTTGCCAACATTACTAAACCGATATTAATTTAGTGTTGCCGACACTATGAGCCGATAGTTCACAATACTCGGaagttgatttttttgtattttgcaaacttttattattaagctACGAACGTTGTGAATGTCACAATGGTAATAAAGCTCAGAAAATTACAACACTTTATACAGTTTTGTTCCTGAATagaataataacatataaaccaacaaataaaatgaattatcactctaaataataaataaatcctcCACCGCGaccgtgcggttttcaaggagctttcttcctcgttaGTACGAggaacaaagctgtggaatgatcttccttgtaaggtgtttgcgggacgatacgacatgggtaccttaataaaagcgcgtacgttccttaaaggccggcaacgctcctgagactcctctggtgttgcaacagaaagtgggcggcggtgatcacttaccaccaggtgacccgtatgcttgtttgtcctccttttccataaaaaaaaaataattagtatcTCAACAAATACCCTTTAAATAagccaaatttttttatttaaactgttCACTTAATACTATGATTAAGACTAAAAATGATTTCTTAATTTTCTAGTGAAGTACTTAGTACATCAAGAAGTTGAAAACTTATAGTAATTTTGTCTCTGAAGCAATTCaaatcagagcgccatttgtttccgaagcggtagtagtatctagtatattaaaaatgacatcaaaaagaattctaaagaaatcaatttggagaaaaataataaataaatgtcttttatgcctttttaaataaagaacaaTTCATATTCCATTCTGTATAACTGTATAAGTTATTGGACATCTGCGATACCTACGCGAGTGTGTAACAGATTCACAATAATTCAGATGCTCTGTCGTTTTTAAATTGTTGACCCAAATGCAAACTGCAACATTAGGCATTCAGTTTTGCAAGGAAACAACGAAAATGGGCCGTGAACGAACatgaatgttaaataaaaatataaactaagttAGCACCGATGGCTAGTGAAGCGAAGCGCCGCTCGATCGCTGTACGGACTCTATTTAGCTTCAATATCTCGATTTCGTATTGGTTTTTATTAGTGCTGCccaatttaattacattttgtagCTATGCAACAATGCGGTCGATATTAGTCGAGAATAATAATACAACATGGTGCGGTGATTGGAATATAATACTACGGGTACTGTGGTTGTTTTccttatgacaataagggacgagacgagcattcttgaaaaacccaaaaattctgagtggttcTAAAATTGCACTGGTCTCCTTGAGAtgtaagatgctaagtctcgtttggccagtaagttcactagctacggcgcttttctgaccgaaacacaataatgcttacacattactgcttcccacTGGTGTACAGGAAACTAAACCATgcttagtttttttaatgaaacaacgctatttaaaaattatttaagagaTAAGAGATTTAAAGAGGTGAATACATATTTGTATGATgacaagtaaataaaataattcgtaTATTTTGTCAACAACTAACAGTGAATATGAAGGAGTTTGTAGTAAGAGTTTATCTAAGTCACAGTactcttttatttaaaacatacataCGGTTACGCCTGTTTCTCAGAGGTCACGACTTACTCGCCAGATTTCTTCCGCTACTTTCAAACTTCTCTCTTTAATCAAAGCACTtcctcataaaaatattttaatgttctatatgtGTCCGATTACGTCTGAGCACCCTTACCTGCATTATGAGACAATatacgaccgagccttgctcggatttttatgaatgtacaacttgaacaaaaaaaactaataggacatctggattcgaaccggggcttctgctttccggatcaccgaATGTCCCATTTGAGCTATTATATAGTCTTGTCAGTTGTaagtggcaaaatttaccttggtattctaatgttattgtagctgtttctcattaaaacacgaataaaactacattttttttaaattgaaacctatccTAAAGCTGAATCGATTTATCGctcccgaaatcccctgtatacaaaattttatgaaaatcgttggagccgtttccgagattcggattatatatatatataatcctgctcgtttaaagatataagattaaccAATGGTTTTTCTTTGTTACCAGACAACGCGGCAGGGTGGCGACTTCTAAGTATGGCAGCGGCGGGGTGTCTCTCGGGTCCGGCGTGGCGGTGAGGCGCGGCATGAAGAGTGGCGGCGTGACAGGCGGCGGGCCTGGCTCCAGCGAGCTGCTGCTGGGCGCGTGGCTCGACCCAAAGCACGACGGCTCGTCCCCGCCCTGCCACGAGCTGCTCGACTCGCTCCTGGCACCTCCGCCCCTCGCCGAGCTCAAACCCCTCCCGCCCTTCACCGGCTACACCGGACATCTCTCTATCAACGGAATCTCCGGTCACCACTTTCACGCCATCGCCCAGCGTCTGCCGGAAGAAAACAACAACTATCCCACTCAGAGCGGCTACGGAGATAATGAAGTAGTCTCCTCATCGACTTGCGCTACAGATTCAGAGCCACCCGATTTGGAAGATGTTAAGCCGTTTCCTCTAGATGCTCCGGACACAAAACCTTTCGCTGAATCTACAGTGCCGGGTGCGGCCGACTCTTGTGCTCAATCGTGTTCTCCACCAAACAAACTATTTGATGATGCACCTAAGCAAGAAATGTATGATTTAAGTTCTATTGAGGATATAGCGGCTATTATTGGTTCTGCAATAGCAGACACCACTGTTCCTTCTCAACCAGAAGACCCTGAGAGAAATGACTCCAGAGATAGTTGGATGGACATAGACATGACGTGGATAACGAGTGCAAACAGTCATGGCGAAAAAATTGTACCTCAAGACCTTTCTGAATTTGGTCTATCGATTTCGCCTCCCCCTTCTCAGAACCATCAAACATCTATAGACTTTCATGGCAAGAATAATCAAAAGTTTAAAACTCAAGAGTTCTTCCAAAACAATTTCGGACAAGCCGGAACAACTCTTCAGAATTTACTCAGCCAGAGCTACATGCCATTGCTACAGAACCGCCTACAAAATGGTCCTCCAGTGAAGCAGGAAGCACCGAGCTCGACAAGTTACGGCATGGATGTAATCTCGACATCCTCTCCTCCTGGCAATGCCGTTTCCACCACAGACGGAGTAGGTGGCTTACTCAATGGAAGATACGCTCCGCACTACGCGCTCAGCTTAAAACCTGATGGGCTCTGCAGTCCCGATAGATTACTAGGATATCCTCACGCTCATACAACGACAATCACACCGTCGAACAAGAGCAAACGAAGTAGAGCAAAAGCGAAACAAGGAAACAATGGAAATCTACATGGCGGTTCTTTGTCATTTTCATCGGCGACGTCCGCCGAGCTAAGTGGACTCCTCGGCAAAGAGAAACCAGTTCACAGATGTGGCATTTGTAACAGAGGGTTTTTGAATAAGTCAAATATTAAAGTGCACCTCCGTACACACACGGGTGAAAAACCGTTCAGGTGTGACGTGTGCGCTAAGGCATTCCGTCAGAAGGCGCATCTTATAAAGCACCAACAGATTCACAAGCGGATCGGAAGAGACTGACGACCGATCTCGCTCGCTCAACAAGCATTTGATAGCTCGTAGTTGTGTGTGTGCTCGTTTACATGTGTGAGTGCTGCCCCTGTGTCTCAACTAGATATTGTATATTGGACTCTTTGATCATTGTCTTCTAACATAGTTAAGAGCGATGTCGTGACCCCGTAGATTAGCTCCTCCGAAGGAAAAGTGCAATGTTAACTAGTTGTAAGCTCTTCAGATTTATTATGTAGATACATTGTTTTATATTGTTGTGTACTGGGTTATTGTCTTGAGTTTGCTGGTCGTATTTAgacaaactttaaattatttagagAGTATGGTTATGTCTTGATATATCACAAATTATGATCGTATAAATTTCATCAGAatcttagattatggattggtctccgatGCGCTCCGACTAGATATCGCACTACCTGAGAAccatagctttttt includes the following:
- the LOC126979430 gene encoding ichor, with translation MKSGGVTGGGPGSSELLLGAWLDPKHDGSSPPCHELLDSLLAPPPLAELKPLPPFTGYTGHLSINGISGHHFHAIAQRLPEENNNYPTQSGYGDNEVVSSSTCATDSEPPDLEDVKPFPLDAPDTKPFAESTVPGAADSCAQSCSPPNKLFDDAPKQEMYDLSSIEDIAAIIGSAIADTTVPSQPEDPERNDSRDSWMDIDMTWITSANSHGEKIVPQDLSEFGLSISPPPSQNHQTSIDFHGKNNQKFKTQEFFQNNFGQAGTTLQNLLSQSYMPLLQNRLQNGPPVKQEAPSSTSYGMDVISTSSPPGNAVSTTDGVGGLLNGRYAPHYALSLKPDGLCSPDRLLGYPHAHTTTITPSNKSKRSRAKAKQGNNGNLHGGSLSFSSATSAELSGLLGKEKPVHRCGICNRGFLNKSNIKVHLRTHTGEKPFRCDVCAKAFRQKAHLIKHQQIHKRIGRD